The genomic DNA TTTGATTTGAAACCGCGAATCCCCCACGCTTTAAAGATTCTCTTTCACGGCTTACAAATCATCTGCATCAAACTTAACGGATATCAGCTTTATAGCATCCGTTTACTCTCACTGAGCTTTGGCCTTTTGACCTTGTTTTACTTCTATCAACTTGGAAAATCGGTTCTGCCCTCAAAAAATTGGGCCTTCCTCGCTTCCGCTCTGCTGGGGATGAATACCCAATTTTTATATGCTTCCCATTTTGGCCGCCAGGAAATCATCGTGTTGTTTCTCGGCGTATTCAGTCTGTATTGGCTGCAAAAGCCGAGAAAAAGTCCAGGTTATGGGGTGGATCTGCTGTTGGGGACCGTCGTAGGCCTGGGAATCGGCATCCACCCCAATAGTTTGTTAGTCGCCATAATGGTAGGCACGGTATACGCATTCCGGATCCTATGTACCCGCTCGCTCAGAGCCGCTAATCTGTTCGTCTACTCGGCGGCCGTTATCACTTGGACTGGCTTCTTTATTGCCTTGAGCTCGAAATTTGAACCGGGATTTATTACCCAGTATTTTGCATATGGTCAGCAGCAATTCGGAGTCTTGAATCCGCTTGCCGCCAAAATACAACGGTTCTTTGAGTTCTATCAGCATCTTTATCAACGAAAATGCGGAACATATTATGCTCCGCATATCGAGGCCGATCTAGTCATTTTTGGCATCGTCTTTTTCTATTCGGTAGGAAAACCGTTAATCAAAAGAGTCATCCCGAATCCCGCCTCCGTTTGGATCGTATTGGCGATCCTATCCGTGAACCTCGGATTCATTCTGATCGGCCGTTTCAACTATACAAGCATCATTTTTTTGTTTCCCCTCTTTTATCTGCTCACGACGATGATCATCAGCTCTTTGGGCCAATCCCGCCGTTACTGGATATCGGGATTGCTTGTTCTATTGGTGCTGTCCCAGACGATTTGGAATTTCAGCTCCGTCCTGAAATATGACTATTCTGCCTACCTGCGGCAAATCGCCGGAAGCATCGGCCCGGACCGGAAAGTCCTGGCCAGCTTGAATACGGAATACTTTTTTGATGATGACAAACTGTTGGATCTCCGCAATTTATCCTACTTGAGGAAACATCATTTATCCTTCGCCGCTTATATTCGCAGCCGCAGGATCGAATACATTATTTATCCTGAAGCACTCGATTTCATCCATCACTCAAGACCGCAGTGGAACGGAGTCTACGGACACATGCCATACTATCACGAGTTGAAGACCTTCCTCCGCTCCCATTGCCAGCCGCTGCACCGGTTTTCCAATCCGGCTTTTGGAACGGAGATCGCTCAATATGCGGGCGAAAGAGATTGGCCGGTCACCATTTATCAGGTTCTTCCGGGTTCCCATCCCTAGTTCTCATTCCGTCGCATCCAACATGCCATACACCTCTTGCCACATTTTCGGGAAAAGAGGGTCACCAGGATCTCTGGGTCGATTCAGAGTGTTCTGGACAATTTCTCGAATCCGGTGGTTGTTTTTACTCAGAATTACAATACGGTCCGCCAAAATGACAGCCTCCTGAATATCATGAGTCACAAAAACGATTGTGACTCCGGTATCTTGCCACACCTTAACCAGTGTTTGCTGCAAAACTTCCCGGGTCTGAGCATCCAAACTTCCGAATGGTTCATCCATGAGCAAGAGCTCCGGTTGCAAGGCTAAAGCCCGGGCGATGGCCGCTTTTTGCTTCATCCCGCCCGAGAGCTGATGCGGGTAACATTGTTCACACCCTTCCAGCTTGACCATTGCCAAATAAACGGCAGCCATTGCTCTGCGTTCCCGATCCGAAGCACCAATGCGTTTCATTTTCAGAGGAAAAACCACGTTCTCAAGCACCGTCTTCCAGGGAAAAAGCTGGTTGAAATCTTGAAAAACCATTATTCGTTTGGCAGTGGGCCCCGTGACCGGCTGCCCGTCGAGAACGATCTCGCCCGAGTCCGGGGTTTCGAATCCCGCTATCATTCGCAATAACGTCGATTTCCCAGAGCCGGAAGATCCCAGAAGGCATACAAACTCCCCTTGCCCGACGGTGAAATCGATCGCTTCTAAAACCCGGAGGCATGTATTGCCCTGGGAATAGGATTTTTGCAATGCTTTGATCTCCAGCTTCGAGCTCATCGTGCTTCCTTTCAAACGCTCATGCCCCACCGTTTCACCGTAAGCTGCTCAATCCCATGGAAAACAATATCTTCGACAATGATCCCGATGAGAACGATGACGATGATCCCCTCATAGATCCCAACGGTATCCATGAAGACGCGCTTCTTAAAGATAAACCAGCCCAATCCGCCTTCTCCGCCGACCGCGCCAAAGATCATTTCCGCGCTGATCAAGGCCCGCCAGGCCCGCGCCCATCCAATCTTCAGACCTGCCAGCAGATACGGCAAGGAGGCGGGAATCATCAGCCGTGCCGTGGTTTGAACCGGATTCAACTCCAGATTGGCGCCGACTTCCCGGTAAATCTTCGGAATCGATTTAAAGCCGGCCATTAAATTCAGCAGCATCGGCCAGAGCACCGAATGGACAATGATGAAAAGAATCGCTTCCGTCCCGGTTCCCATCCATAAAATAATGATCGGCAGCAAAGCGATCCCCGGCAGCGGGTGGGCCACGGCCGTGACCGTGTCCACCAGGGCATCAATGATTTTGCTGGTCATACCCAACGTCGCCAGCAACACGGCCAATGCGAATCCAATCCCCAAACCCTTGGCGATCAAGACCATGGATAAACCGGCCGCTTGGTTGATCTCGCCACTGGCGACCGCTTGGGAGAGTGAAACCAGGATGATATGCAAGGACGGGAATAACTGGCGGTTGACCAAGCCCGAATTCGCTATCCCTTGCCAGATGAGCGCCAATCCCAGCAGGCAGGCAATGCGGGTGAAAAGCCGGTTTTCCCAAAATTTATTTTTCATAGGTAGCGGTTTCCCAATAGAGCTCTGACATTTTCCGAGGCAGCTTATTGATATAGCCCTGACGCTTCATGAAAGCGGCGAATTCCTTGACCCCTTTTACTTCCAGATTATATTTCAGCCCTTTTTCCTGAAAATATTGGTTCAGCTCGGCGGCAGGAATTTTATATTCGGCACTCAACCGGGATACGGTCTGCTCGGGGTTTTCCCGCATAAACCGCAGTGTTTCCTGGAGAGCCTGCAAGAAAGCCTTAAACACCCGGGGGCTTTGCTGATGAAACTGTTCAGTGCAGACTCCGACGATGAAGGTGAACTCCTTGCCGAAAGCTTCTGTTCCGTCCATGATCTGATGCATGTCGGGGTGGAGCAATTCCTTGAATAAATAGGGAGGCGCCGTGAAATGGGCGGTAATATCCTTTTTGGCAAGCAACGCATTCATCCCGTCCGGGTGAGACAGCGTCACCAATTGATTGTCCAGTTTTTTGGCGTCCCCCAACTGCCGTTCGCAGGCCATCGCCAGTAAGATATGCTGCACGCTGCCGGGTTGAGGCAAGGCGATCCGAGCTGTCTTCGTAAAATCCCCCAGCGAACGGATTTCCTGCTGATTGGTTACCAATCCGACCGGGCTCTCTGACAAACCGCAGGCGATCTTCCATGGCATTCCGTGATTCCAACCGATCAGGAAAGGCGGTATCGCCATAAATCCGACATCGACCTTTCCGGCAAGCATCGCCTCACGGATAGCCGCCGTATTCCCCAACTGACTCCACACCACTTTCAGACCGGGCAGCTTCTTCTCAAGGAACTTCATTTCCTTCATGATCTGCAACGGAGCGTAAGCCAGGCCATATTGTTCCGCGATGGATATCTGGGGTTGCTTGACGGATGGCTTTTGCAGCGCCAGGCCCCATCCCGGCCCAAGCAGTGTCAAGAAAAATATGGCGAACACCGCCAACTGAACCTTCTTCATTTCCTATCCCTCCCCCGTTGAACGGGATAACTCACTGGAACCATTTCATCCGGAAAGCAGGAGCCGTTTGCGGCAAACCAGCGTTACTGCCGGAATGCTCCGCTGCAATGCGTAATATACGGCCGATTCCGCGATGGCTCACCCCAAAATATGGTTATTTCCGCACTCATCGAAAATGCCCAACGCGGCGCGGGCCCGTTCCCTGTTGGCAGCCAACTCCGTTTCGTTCTTCCCTTCAACCATCAGCACGCCGGCCCGCTGCGTAGCATCGGTTATCTCTCCGATCCGGTCGCCAATTCCGAAATTATACTGCGCGTGAATGACTCCCGGCAACTCCAGTAGCCTTTGAATGCTTGACAATGAAGCGATGGTGCATGGCGTAGCAAAAAACAATTCTACCGCCAGATGTTTTTGATTCGCTAACCAGTCATGATGTTCCAAGGGAGAGCAATCCACTTTCTTCCCCAAACTTGCTTGGATGACCATATCCAGCATATCGATGCCGGTGGCCCGGGGCAAATAGATGTCTTCATAGGCCCCGCCAATCCGGCAAGCGATCTCGTTGACTTTGATCCCCTCCGCTCCGACTAAAAACTGAAAATAAATCGGGCCGTTGCGAATCCCGAAACAGGCGACGAGCCGCTCGGTGAGGTCCGCTATCTCGCGATGGCGCGTTGCCAAAAATTGCGACGGCAAATGGTGGGCGGTACAGATGCCGATATGCCGCGCCACTTCAAAGGTGATTCTGTCCACCACTCCCACCACAAAAGTTTCCCCTGCGCTTACCCAGCCGCTTACGGTAATCTCGCGGCTCGGATAATACTCCTCCACCATCAGCTCCAATTGGCGGGAATAACTCAGTACATCCCGAAAAACCTCACGAATTTCCCGAATGGAGGATAATTTATAGACTCCCCGCTGTCCCTGGCTGTCGAGCGGTTTGACAACGACCGGAAACCCCATCGCGGCCAGCTCGGATTCTTGAAA from Hydrogenispora ethanolica includes the following:
- a CDS encoding ATP-grasp domain-containing protein — its product is MKLLILGAGNLQLNAIRRAKAMGHTVIVSDYHADPPGKMLADVHEQVSTFDVEGNLRVAARYQVDGIMTVGTDQPVYTVAQVAQTLNLPALIDVPTALAVTNKKVMKQRFLESAIPTARYVLLREDFQESELAAMGFPVVVKPLDSQGQRGVYKLSSIREIREVFRDVLSYSRQLELMVEEYYPSREITVSGWVSAGETFVVGVVDRITFEVARHIGICTAHHLPSQFLATRHREIADLTERLVACFGIRNGPIYFQFLVGAEGIKVNEIACRIGGAYEDIYLPRATGIDMLDMVIQASLGKKVDCSPLEHHDWLANQKHLAVELFFATPCTIASLSSIQRLLELPGVIHAQYNFGIGDRIGEITDATQRAGVLMVEGKNETELAANRERARAALGIFDECGNNHILG
- a CDS encoding ABC transporter ATP-binding protein, whose product is MKGSTMSSKLEIKALQKSYSQGNTCLRVLEAIDFTVGQGEFVCLLGSSGSGKSTLLRMIAGFETPDSGEIVLDGQPVTGPTAKRIMVFQDFNQLFPWKTVLENVVFPLKMKRIGASDRERRAMAAVYLAMVKLEGCEQCYPHQLSGGMKQKAAIARALALQPELLLMDEPFGSLDAQTREVLQQTLVKVWQDTGVTIVFVTHDIQEAVILADRIVILSKNNHRIREIVQNTLNRPRDPGDPLFPKMWQEVYGMLDATE
- a CDS encoding 4-amino-4-deoxy-L-arabinose transferase, producing MLFLGVFSLYWLQKPRKSPGYGVDLLLGTVVGLGIGIHPNSLLVAIMVGTVYAFRILCTRSLRAANLFVYSAAVITWTGFFIALSSKFEPGFITQYFAYGQQQFGVLNPLAAKIQRFFEFYQHLYQRKCGTYYAPHIEADLVIFGIVFFYSVGKPLIKRVIPNPASVWIVLAILSVNLGFILIGRFNYTSIIFLFPLFYLLTTMIISSLGQSRRYWISGLLVLLVLSQTIWNFSSVLKYDYSAYLRQIAGSIGPDRKVLASLNTEYFFDDDKLLDLRNLSYLRKHHLSFAAYIRSRRIEYIIYPEALDFIHHSRPQWNGVYGHMPYYHELKTFLRSHCQPLHRFSNPAFGTEIAQYAGERDWPVTIYQVLPGSHP
- a CDS encoding ABC transporter permease, whose protein sequence is MKNKFWENRLFTRIACLLGLALIWQGIANSGLVNRQLFPSLHIILVSLSQAVASGEINQAAGLSMVLIAKGLGIGFALAVLLATLGMTSKIIDALVDTVTAVAHPLPGIALLPIIILWMGTGTEAILFIIVHSVLWPMLLNLMAGFKSIPKIYREVGANLELNPVQTTARLMIPASLPYLLAGLKIGWARAWRALISAEMIFGAVGGEGGLGWFIFKKRVFMDTVGIYEGIIVIVLIGIIVEDIVFHGIEQLTVKRWGMSV
- a CDS encoding ABC transporter substrate-binding protein, producing MKKVQLAVFAIFFLTLLGPGWGLALQKPSVKQPQISIAEQYGLAYAPLQIMKEMKFLEKKLPGLKVVWSQLGNTAAIREAMLAGKVDVGFMAIPPFLIGWNHGMPWKIACGLSESPVGLVTNQQEIRSLGDFTKTARIALPQPGSVQHILLAMACERQLGDAKKLDNQLVTLSHPDGMNALLAKKDITAHFTAPPYLFKELLHPDMHQIMDGTEAFGKEFTFIVGVCTEQFHQQSPRVFKAFLQALQETLRFMRENPEQTVSRLSAEYKIPAAELNQYFQEKGLKYNLEVKGVKEFAAFMKRQGYINKLPRKMSELYWETATYEK